In Edaphobacter aggregans, the sequence TGAGGACCATGCGCTTGCTGTCGTTGGGGTTGACCCAGATTTGGTGATAGTCGTCGCCGCCCGGGGCGCCTTTGACGGGGGCGAAGGTCTTGCCGAGGTCGGTGGTGAGGTAGGTGGCGGTGTTGATGACGTAGGCGCTGTCCGGGTTGACGGGATCGACGGTGATGGAGCCGAAGTACCAGCCGCGGCCCCAGAGGCGGGGCTCGGCGTTGACGAGTCGCCAGGTTGCTCCGGCGTCATCGGAGACGTAGACGCCGCCGCTGGTCTTGGGGGCGGGGGTTGTTGCCGGGGCGGCGAAGGAGCGTGCAACGGGCGCGCCGATGTCGTCGACAACCGCCCAGAGACGGTTCGGATTGCTGGGGGAGACGGCGATTCCGATTTTGCCGACGTAGTCGTCGGTGGGGAGGCCGCCGGTTAGCTGCTTCCAGGTGTCGCCGCCGTCGGTGGATTTATACAGGCCGCTGCCGGGCATGTATGACGGAGCGTAGACCGACCATGGCGGACGTCGCGTGGCCCAGAGGGTGGCGTAGAGGACGCGCGGATTTTTAGGGTCGATGGCGATGTCGACTGCGCCGACGTTGTCTGGATCGGAGGTTTTGAAGAGGACCTTCTTCCAGTGGGCGCCGCCGTCGGTGGAGCGATAGACGCCGCGGTCGGGGTTGGGCGTGTAGGCATGGCCGAGCGCGGCGACGTAGACACGGTTGGGATTGGCCGGGTCGACGACGACTCTGCCGATGTGGCTGGTCTTGTCGAGGCCGATGTGGGTCCAGGTCTTTCCTTCATCGACGGACTTGTACATGCCGATGCCGTAGGAGTGCTGGCTGCGAATGTCGGGTTCGCCCGTGCCGACGTAGATGACGCCGGGATTGGAGGGGGCGACGGCGATTGCGCCGATGGAGCCGATGGGGATGCCTTCGTCCGAGATGGGGAACCAGGTGCGTCCGGCGTTCTGGGTCTTCCATACGCCGCCGCCGACGGAGCCGAAGTAGAAGGTGTCGGGCTGGCTGGGGCTTCCGGCTACGCCGTAGGAGCGGCCGCCGCGCATGGGGCCGACGTCACGCCAGTGAAGGCCGGAGAGCAATCCCTGAGGGTAGACGCCGGAGGGGCTGGTCTGCTGGGCCGACAGGGTGAGTCCGAAGACGAAGAGGCAAAGAGAGGCAAAGAAGACAGACAGGCGGTGTTTGAAGGCCAATGAGGTTGCTCCTGGGCGTTGCTATTTGGGTGAGACGGTTCGACAGCGGTGGTGAGATTTTTGGTTGCGTTCGGTTGTCGCGGATGACGCTGCGTTGTGGATAAAAGTTGCAATGAGTTTTTGAAGTTGCTGGGTGATGGACGCATCGTTAAAAGAAAGTTACCGAATTTGCGTCTAAATGCAACTACCGTTCGTAGTAGTTCGCACATGAATAATTTGGGAAGACGTGCGGTTGCACTGCTATCTTTTTGTGTCTTGCTGGGCCTTTCCAGTGGATTTCTTCGTGCACAGCAGGGGGATACGGCCCTGTACGGAGGGATGAAATGGCGCTCGATCGGGCCGTTTCGCGCGGGTCGCGTCTCTGCCGTGGCAGGGATTGCGGGCAATGCGGCTATCTACTATATGGGCAGTCCGGGTGGGGGCGTGTGGAAGACGGTGGACGGCGGGGTGGTGTGGACGCCGATCTTCGACCAGATGCATGTGGCGTCGATCGGGGCGATTGTGGTCGCGCCGTCGAAGCCAGACGTGGTCTATGTGGGCACCGGCGATGTGAGCCTGGTCGGGGCAGCCGTGAACATGGGCAACGGGATCTACAAGTCTGTCGACGCGGGACGCACGTGGACTCATGTGGGGCTCGAGAATACGGAGCATATCGGCGCTATGTGGGTGGATCCCACGAATCCGGATGTGGTGGTGGTGGCGGCGCTGGGGCGGACGTTCTCGCCGAATGCGGAGCGGGGGGTCTTCAAGACGACCGATGGCGGCAAGAGCTGGCGTAAGGTGCTCTACAAGGACGACGAGACGGGCGCGATCGACGTGGTGTTTGCCGCGGATGACTCGAAGATAGGCTATGCCGCCATGTGGCACCATCTGGTGAAACCGGGGCAGACGCAAGACCTGATCAACGGCTCGAAGGGCGGAGCGATCTATAAGACGACCGATGGCGGCGAGACGTGGACGCCGATTGTTGCACCGGGTCTGCCGGCCGAGGGGTTGAGCCGCATCGGCGTGGCGACGTCGCTGGGTGGCAAGCGTGTCTATGCGATTGTGGCGGCTATGGGCGGAAACGCCGGCTTTTATCGGTCCGACGACGGCGGTGCGAACTGGATCAAGAGCACGACTGATCCGCGGGTGACCGGCAGCGGGTATTTCAGCAGGGTTTTCATTGATCCGAAGAATCCGGACGTTATTTATGTGGCGCAGACTTCGCTTTACCGGTCGGAGGATGGCGGGCACACGTTCATCTCGTACAAGGGAGCGCCGGGCGGGGACGACAATCACGCGCTGTGGATCGATCCTACGGATTCGACGCGCATGATCATGGCGAGCGATCAGGGCGCGACGATCAGCATGGACACCGGGAAGAGCTGGAGCTCCTGGTATAACCAGCCGACGGCCCAGATCTATCACATGTCAACGGACAACCGGTTCCCCTACTGGGTCTACGGGACGCAGCAGGATAGCGGCAGCGTGGCTACGCTGAGCCGGGGGGATTATGGTGCGATCACCTTCCTCGACTGGGATCCGGTGGCGGCCTATGAGTTCGGGTACATCGTGCCTGATCCTTCGAACCCGAACATGGTCTATGCGGGCGGGCCGGGACGTGGTTTGGTGCTGTTGAACCGCGCCAACCGACAGGTGCAGACGATCTCTCCGAACCTGAGCCGCGACGGCGACTATCGCATGGCGCAGAATCCGCCGTTGGCGTTTTCTCCGCAGGATGCGCATGTGTTTTACGAGGGCACGCAGTTCCTGATGGAGACGAGCGACGCCGGGACGAACTGGAAGAAGATCAGCCCTGACCTGACGGTCCGAGCCGGCAGCGAAGAGACGAACCGGAAGGAGAAAGAAGAGGCTGCATCGCACGCACAGCAGGACAGAAAGCTGAGAACGAAGGAGGCGAACGAGACGCTGGCACAGCCGAATCGGAGCGCCATCAACACATTTGCTCCTTCGCCCGTGGCAAAGGGACAGATATGGGCAGGCACGACCAACGGCCTGGTGCAACTGACCAAGGACGACGGGGCGAGCTGGCAGCAGGTGTCTCCGCAGGGACTTACTCAGTTCACGATGATCAGCATCATCGAGGCTTCGCACTTCGACGCGGCTACAGCTTATGTTGCGGTTGACCGGCACGAGGAGGACGACTTCAAGCCGCATATCTATCGCACGCGCGATGCGGGCAAGAGTTGGGAGCAAACGGTCGCAGGTATCGCTGATGGAGATTTTGTTCGCGTGGTTCGCGAGGATCCGGTTCGCAAGGGTCTGCTGTACGCGGGAACGGAGAATGCGACGTATGTCTCCTTCGACGACGGTGAACACTGGAGTACGCTTCAACTGAACATGCCGACGACCTCAGTGAGGGATTTGCAGGTTCGAGGCAGCGATCTGGTGGCCGCGACGTATGGACGTTCCTTCTGGATTCTGGATGATATAAGCCCTCTGCGGCAGATCGATGCGAAGACGGCGCAGCAGCAGACGGTGTTCTACCGGCCCGAGCGGGCTCTTCGGGTGCAGTTGGATCTGAATGGGGATACTCCGTTGCCACCAGAGATACCGGCTGGGCAGAATCCGCCGAACGGTGCGCTGCTGGATTTCTACCTGAAGACGGAGCCGACGGAGGATATCGCGCTCGCGATCTACGATAGCAAGGGCCAACTTGTTCGGGAGTTTTCGACGAAGGCAGAGACGCACACTGCAGAGCCGCCCCCCAATGTTCCGGACTACTGGCTGGGGCATCCGGAGCCGCTGACAAAGGTGGCTGGGATGAACCGATTCTTGTGGGATCTGCGCTATGCTCCGCCGTTGGCGCTACGGCATCAGTATGCAATCTCGGCGATGTATGGCAATACACCTGCGGAGCCACAAGGGGCGCTGGTAACGCCGGGTTTGTACGAAGTGCGGCTTACGGTGGGCAGCAAGCAGTATAAGCAGCCGCTTGAGGTCGTGATCGATCCGAGGATTGCGGTGTCGAAGGATGCGCTGGCGCGCCAGTTTGAGCTGGAACGCAAGACGACCGACATGGTGACGCTGACCTACAACTACTATCATCAGGCGATCGCGTTGCGGGAAGCTATCACCGGGGCAGAGAAAAAGCTACAGAACCAGGACGCCGAGTCGGTTGCTGCTTTGAAGGAGTTCGACCAGAAGGTGTTGCGACTGCAGGGCGCTGAGGGTCGCGGAGGCGGACCTCCTGCCGCCGGCCGGACGAAGCCCACGTTTGCACTGCTGAACGGCGAGTTCGGCTCGCTGGCGACCACGGTCGATAGTGCGGACAGCGATCCGACGCCGGTAATGGATGCGACCTTTGGCGACTACTGCCGCGATCTGCTGAATGTAACGACGAGCTGGAATCAGTTGGTCAAGCAAGAGCTTCCGACGCTGAACGACACGCTGGAAAAACAGAAGATGTCGGCGCTGCCGGCGGGAACGATTGGAGCGCCAACGCAGTGTCCGTTACCTACCGATAATCGCGCTGCGAAATGATTTTGTTTCATCAGTAAATTATTCCATTTGTTAATTTGCTTCTTTGTGTTATTCACTGAATATCCAAATTTTTCGTTTTCGCGTTGAGGTTCTCCAAGAGACCCAACGTCAACACCAACTCAGCACGTCCACGACTGAGCGCTGAAAGTGTCAGTGAACTCTTATTCCCAGGCACGGCAGTACTTACTTGAAGCATCTGGAGGCTCTTCATCATGAAATGCAGTAATCTCCTTAAGATCGCAGGAGCGTTTTTCCTGTGTGTCTCCATGTCACTTGCACAAACGAGTACGACCGGTGCTGTGAACGGTACGATTGCGGACGCGTCCGGCGCCATTGTTCCTGGGGCTACCGTTATCTTGTTTAATCCTGCGACGGGAACGACGCAGACGGTAAAGAGCAGTGCTTCCGGTACGTATCGGTTCGAGTTGATCCCTCCGGGCGACTACGTATTGCGGGTGGATCAGGCGGGATTTGCCAAGCTTGAGTCAAAAATTACAGTGAGCAATGCACAGGTGCTTGGAGCTGACCTGAAGCTGCAGGTGGGCAGCGAAACGACGACAATCGACGTTGAATCCGTGGCCACGACGTTGCAGACGGAAAACGGAAACGTGGCAACCAATGTAAGCCGGAAGCAGATCGAAGAGGTTCCGAACTCCGGCAATAACATGACGTATGTGACGCGCATTACGCCGGGTATGGGCACAGGCTTCGGTGTTTCGGGAAGCACGACGCTTTATACGGTGGACGGCATGATGAATAACGATCCGTATAACAACTCGAATAACTCCGGCGCTTCGAACCTGATGCTTGGCATCAATGACGTGGAAGAGGCGACGGTCACCGGTAACGGGTACTCGGGGCAATTTGGCGGCCTTGTGGGCGCGCAGGTTAGCTTTGTGACCAAGAGCGGCGGCAACCGGATGCATGGTGATGCCTCGTGGTTCTGGACCGGTCGCTCTCTGGTTGCGAACAACTGGTTTAACAACCACAACGGCACTCCCCGGCCATTTGAGAATGCAAACGAGTGGTCAGCCGCCATCAGCGGTCCGGCGATCAAGGACAGGCTGTTCTTTTATGTAGATACAGAAGGTCTGCGCGCCGTTCTGCCGTCAGCATCGACCGGCATTTTGCTTCCGTCGCAGAATCTGCAGAACTACACTCTCTCGACTCTTGCCGCGAAGGGCCTGTCAAATTCGGTTCCTTATTACAAGAACATGTTTTCTATCTATAACGCGGCTGCCGCAGCACATAATGCTGTGCCGGGAAATCCAACAGCTGTAAACAATGCTGCAAATCCGACGGCGACAAGCACTGGTTGCCCGAGTGCTCCGAGTCTTACGGCAGGGGAGATCGCAGGGCTGGGTACAGCAGCAGGCGCCTGCACGGTCTTCTATCAGGGATCTGCGACTAACTTCGCTAACGAGTGGTTGCTCATCGCGCGAGCCGACGCTGTTCTGGGGCCGCGTGACAGAGGCTTTATTCGCTACGAACATGACACCGGGAGCCAGCCAACTACGACCGACCAGATCAACCCGCTGTTCAGCGCGATCAGCATTCAGCCCCAGCACTCTGGGCAGGTCAACGAGACCCATAACTTCGGGGCGCGTGCGGTGAACAATCTGATCGTCACCGGCCTGTGGTATGGAGCGCTCTTTGGACCGTCGAATCTGCCGGCCACACTGGCGCTCTATCCGGCGCAGATGTCGTTCAGCGACAGCTCGCTTACCGGCCTGGGTGGTACGAACGCCTCGTTCCCTACCGGACGTAATATCACAACGATGCAGTTGCAGGATGACGTGGCAATCGATGCAGGCAGCCATACGATCAAGTTTGGCGGTCGCGCATACCTGATCAAGGAGAACGACCACTACTTCACGGCAGGAACGGTGCCGTTGCAGACAGTGTCCACGCTCGGCGCCTTTATCAATGGAGGAAGCGACGGGTCGAATACCACGACGTTCGCTCAGTCGTTCGTTACCAAGCCAAACCACCCGATCATGTATGACCAGCTTGGCTTCTATGTGGAAGATGACTGGAAGGCGCGCCGGGACTTCAACATGACCTTTGCCCTGCGGATCGAGCACCAGGGGAACGTCAAGTGTCTGGATAACTGCCTGACCCTGCCGTTACAGCCGTTTCCAACGTTGACTCACTCCGCGGCCACCCCTTATAACCAAGCACTCGCCTTCAACCAGAAGGAAGTCCTTCCTGGATTGCAGGGGGTTGAATGGGAGCCACGTGTTGGGTTCTCCTATAACCCGCCAATTCTGCACGATACGCTTGTAGTTCGTGGCGGAGCCGGTATCTTCTTTGATGGATTGCCTGGCAATATCGTGGAATCCATCGTCAAGAACTCCCCGGTGAAGAATACCTTCAAGCCTTCCGGAGATAACATCGCGTCGACGGAGACCTCTAACCTTTTCAACGATGCAGCTGCATTGAACACAGCGTTCAGCGGCAACATCGTGAACGGTGGAACGGTTGCATCCATCAAGGCCAGCTTGCCGACGGCGCTGCAGCCATTCTTCACGCCGCCGGGGTTGTATGGTCCTCAGAACAACTTCAAGATCTACCAGATATACAAGTGGAATCTTGAGGTGCAGAAGTCGTTCGGTAAAGGAACGACCGTTTCTATGAACTACCTGGGCAACCACGGCATCAACAAGCCGTATACCAACGCGGGCCTGAATGCTTACTCGACCACAATCGCCGGTCTACCGACATCGGCACCGGATACGCGGTTCGGGCAGGTGAACTACATTGTGTCCGGAGGCATGTCGAACTACAACGGTTTGATCGCGACCTTCACGCAGCGGTTCCGTGGCGGTAGCGTCTTCACAGCCGGCTACACCTATGGCAAGTCGATGGACACGACGACGACAGGCCTTAGCTCCACGACGACAGGCACGACGGATATCGCGTCGTCTGTCGACCCGTACAATCCCACCCGGTATGCTCCGGCTTCCTCGGACATCCGCAACTACCTGACGCTGAATTACGTATATAAAGTCCCGTTCAAGAACGCGTTTTATGGCGGATGGCAAGTCGCCGGAGCGGCCTTTATCTACTCGGGCCTTCCCTTCACCGTCGTTGACTCGGCAGCAACAGCCAAGATCAACGGTTCGGCGAGCTCGGGCGGTTTCTATGGCGGTACGTTGATTGCAAACTATAACTACAGCGGAGAGGCTGCGTGCAGCCGTGCATATCAAGCTAACCCCTGCTTGACAGCTTCGCAGTTTCCCATCGGAACGAATGGTCTGCACACTTCAAGCGTCTCGTCCAACGGGCCACGTAACGCATTCCGCGGTCCCGACTATATCAGCACCGACCTCAGCATCATGAAGGAGATTCCGTTGCACTTTGAAGGTGGTGTGTTCAGCTTTGGGGCGCAGGCCTACAATGTTCTGAACCATCCTAACTTCTCACGTCCGACCACGAGTTCGTTCACCTCGACGAGCTTTGGCACCATCACTTCGATGGTGAATCCAGCGGGCGTCTTCAGCGGAGTGAGTGGTGACGATTCGCCACGCATTGTGCAGATCAAGACCAAGCTCGTCTTCTAGAAGAAGAGTAGGGTTTGTTTCAATTGGAAACGGCAGTCCATTATGGGCTGCCGTTTTATTTGCAGTATAGGAGGGACTTCGTTTAGTTGGAGGTGCTTGCCGGTGTAGCGCGGAATCCAGTGCTACGCAACCGGTAGCGGACTGCAGCGGCTGCGAAGGTTATGAGCGAGGAGACTTCGACAAAGACTTTGCCTCCGTCGAGCAGGTCTGGATGCCCATCCTTAAGGAGCGGGTCAGTAAGAATGCTGTGCAGGAAGAAGAGCGCGGCTGCGGGAAAGACGAGGTAGTGGAGATTTCGCCAGAGCGGGCGGCCGATCCGGGTGCGAAGGAGGGAGCTGAGGAGGACCAGCAAGAGTAAATAGAGAGCAGCGGCTCCTGCGAGATTGAGTTTCGGCTGGAGGGGCGAATGGATGGGCCAGAGGATGTCGATTACGCGAAAGTGCGGCTCATGCAGGAAGAGCAAGACCACGGGGTGCGTGAGGGTGAGCGCAACGGCGGCGTAGGCGGTCCATTGGTGGAGCGCGAAGATGTTCATGCGGCGATGAGGCCATTGGCGCAGCGGGCTGTATCGCAACGCGATCATCATGCCCAACAGCATATTGAGTGCCGCAGCACCGACAGCGCCGAGACCGAGGTAGGCGCATAGATCAAGAATGGTCATAAAACTCCATGGCGGGGTGGGGATTGCTGCTTCCGGTTCAGTCGACGGTAATCCTCGTCTTATCCAAGATGCAGGAGACGTTCGGAAACGTTCCGCAGCCATGGCGACAGAGATGCGATGACGAGAGCGGCGCCGCATACCATGGCTGAAAGAGTCAGGATCGTCGAGAGGCGGCGTTGGGGGCTGGAAGTGGGGAACCTCTGAATGAGACGGTCGATGCGTACCGCAAACTCGGACTCTCCGCAGACGAGCCCGGTACAGATCATCGCGGGGTCAGGCGTGGTAGCCCGACGCGTCAAGGCGACCAAGGTTTCGGCGAGCAGGAAGGCGCGCGTACTATCACCCCGCACGGCATCGTCATCAGCGGCCCACTCCGCGGCATTTTGCCAGAGACGCATCCACGTGCTGCCAGCCGGCAATCTGAGGCTGAGTCTCGGAATGACATGGAGAGAGAAGAGCTTCCAGTTGTCGCGGTGTAACGCGTGGGAACGCTCGTGGTCGAGCACTACATCGAGGGCCAGAGCGCTCAGACTGCCATCTTCCATTAGATTCTGTGAGATACAGACGAAGGGGTTGTAGAGGCCAACCAAGGCGACTCGATGCGCAGGCTCTTGAAGGGTGTAGATGGGGGTCTGATTGTGGGCGTGGGTTAAGCTCTGCCCGGAGCGCCTGCAGGCCTGGCTGAAGTGTATGGTTCTGGCCGCGATGCGGAGGCTGCGGAGGGCGGCGAATCCAAACCAGGCACAGACGATGGCCGCAAGAAGAAGGCAGAGCCAGCCGACCGTCTCCGGCGCAAGGTTTGTCTCGGTGTGAAGATACTGCGGGACACAAAAGAAGCCAGTTAGCAGCACTGCGACGAGGAAAGGCGCGACTTGCAGCAGGTAAAGGAGGCGCTCATGCTGTCTGACGGGCAGGGATGCCAGCAGGCGCTGAAGGAGGGGGGCGCCTGCCCAAAGGATGAGTTCGAGCGTGGTCTGCAGGATGCCTATGCTAACCACAATAAGGCAGGCCAGACGGAGGGTATACGAGAGAACCATGTCAGGAGCCTCCGTCAGGTTCAGGGTCGGACCCAAGGTAGTTGGCGCGTGCGGATCGAATCTTGGACTCTAACTGGTCGAGCATGCCGGTGTCGTAATGATGGACAGCGTCGACCAGGCATGATAGCAACATATCGGGCCGCTCCCCTGAATCGGAGAAGTAGCGACGGATCAGGTCCGAGGCGCGCCGTTCCTCGATCTCCCTGGCAGTGAGGTGCGCGGAATAGATGAACGCGCGGTCCTTCTTTTCGCGGTGCAGGAGGCCTTTTTTGAAGAGACGATCGAGGGTCGTCATCACGGTGGTGTAGGCCAACGCCGTGCTTAGACGCTCCGCTACCTGCTGAACATTGGCATTACCCTGAGATCGGAGTACCGACAGGACTTCCCGTTCCCTCCGGCCTAATCCCCATGCGGGCTGCTTTGAGCCGGAACCTGGGGTGGAGGGTTCCCCCTGTTGCGGCTGGGTTTCGGGATTTTTACTCGAGTCAGCCATTTCGATTGATCCAGTGAAGACGATGCCAAGGATGCCTCGGAGACGTTTCCGGACGGCTAAAAGTTTCGTGTCCCACTGGATTAGCCCGACACAAATTTAGACGGTTGAAGTCCTCAGCGCAGGCCAAAAGATGGGCTATATTGAATTTGTTCAAGCTTAATCCAACTCTATCAAGAGTGCTTTCTGTGTGGAGGAATTTTGCGTCGATTTGTGTCTGTACTCCTGCTCAACACTATGGCTGCCGGGCTGGTAGCCCAATCAGCGCCTTCGTCATCGAGCGCTCTGCTTGGTTATACAGACGCGAACGCAAAAGTCGAGCGTGACTGGGAAAACCGTTTTCGAGCCATTCCTGAGGCGAAGCGGGCGCATGAGAATATGCGTCTGTTGGCGGCGCATCCGCACCATGTAGGCTCTGAGGCTCAACGAAAGAACGCGGAATGGATGGTGGCGCGCTACAAGGAATGGGGTTGGGACGCGCACATCGAACAGTTTGACGTGTTGTATCCGATGCCAAAGACGATGCTGCTCGAGATGGTAGGGCCCAAGCCGTTCAAAGCGAAGCTGGATGAACCGCCGCTTGCGGAAGATCCGTATACGCACGAGAAGGCGACCCAACTCCCTGGGTACAACATCTACTCCGCGGATGGGGATGTGACCGGACCCCTGGTTTACGCGAACTATGGGATGCTCGATGACTACGCTGAATTGGAGCGGAATGGCATCTCGGTCAAGGGAGCCATCGTCATCACGCGTTACGGCGGCGGCTGGCGCGGATTGAAGCCGAAGCTGGCTTATGAACATGGAGCTATCGGATGCATCATCTACTCCGATCCGGCGGATGACGGCTATGTGCAGAATGATGTGTTGCCGTCTGGCCCGATGCGCCCGAGTGGCGGCGTACAGCGCGGCAGCGTCGCAGACACCCCGCTCTATCCTGGCGATCCGCTGACGCCAGGTTATGGGTCTGTCCCGGGGGCGAAGCGGCTGGCGATCAAGGATGCTCAGGTACTGATGAAGATTCCGGTGCTGCCAATCAGCTACGGTGATGCGCAGCCACTGCTGGCCGCATTGAGCGGCAGCGTTGTTCCTCCGGCCTGGCGTGGCGGTTTGCCGATGACGTACCACTTCGGCCCCGGACCGGCCAAGGTGCATCTGAAGCTCGCCTTTGATTGGGGAACGAAGCCGGTGCTAGATGTTGTCGCTACCATGAAGGGTTCGGTCGAGCCGGATGTTTGGATCGTGCGTGGCAATCACTACGATGGCTGGGTCAATGGCGCAGACGACCCGATCTCGGGACAGTCTGGAATGCTGGAAGAGGCTCGCGCTCTGGGAGAACTTGCGAAGCAGGGCTGGCGTCCTAAACGAACGCTGATTTACGCAGCCTGGGATGGTGAGGAGCCGGGTTTGCTGGGCTCGACCGAGTGGGCCGAGACTCATGCGGAGGAACTGTCTAAACATGCGGCGCTCTATGTCAACAGTGACGAGAGCAATCGCGGCTTTTTCAATGCGGGTGGGTCGCATGCGCTCGAGCGTCTTGTGAACGACGTGGCGCACGATGTGACGGACCCGGAGACCAAGGCTTCCATCTGGAAGAGGCAGCAGGCGGCGATGCTCAGCCGGGGGGGGCGGCCAGGCGCACGCAGCGTGGATTCGGGCAGCGAGACCATTCCGATTGGAGCGATTGGGAGTGGTTCAGATTTCGCTACGTTTATCGACCACCTTGGCATTGCTTCGCTGAACCTCGGTTTCGGGGGTGAGGATCGTGGCGGCACCTATCATTCGGCTTACGATACGCCGTGGTACATCGAGCACTTTGGGGATAAGGAGTCCCTTTACGGAGCTGCGCTGGCTCAGACGGCGGGCACTCTGGTGATGCGAGTGGCCGACGCCGATGTGCTGCCCTATGATTTTTCGAATCTGGCGGAGACGATCGGGGGCTACTCGACCGAATTGAAGTCGCTGGTGAAGCAGCTACAGCGGGAATCTGCGGTGCGGCAGCGGAACATCGCGATGGGCGTATATACGCTCGCAGCTGACCCGCAGCATCCGACGACGCTTCCGGGGCCGCTTGCCAGCCCGCCCGACATGGACTTTTCGCAGCTTGATGGTGCCATTGCCGCTTTGAAGACGGCGGCAGACAAGTTCAACAAGGCGCGTGCGGCTGGCATTGCGGCCTCACCGTCGAAGCTGAGTGCGGTGAATGCAGAGTTGGCGACGGCTGAGCGCAAGTTTCTGAATGCGGATGGTCTGCCGCGCAGGCCGTGGACCCAGAATATTCTCTATGCCCCGGGTTGGTATACGGGGTACGGCGTCAAGACGCTGCCTGGAGTTCGGGAGGCGATCGAGGACGGACGATATCCAGAGGCGGCGGCGCAGTTGACGATTGCCACACAAGCTATCGCCAATGAGGCAGCCTACATCGACAAGATTGCCGACGAACTGGCTGTTCCATAGAGGTGATTCTTTTGCTCAACCGTCGGCTTGCAGATACAGGCCAA encodes:
- a CDS encoding carboxypeptidase-like regulatory domain-containing protein, which encodes MKCSNLLKIAGAFFLCVSMSLAQTSTTGAVNGTIADASGAIVPGATVILFNPATGTTQTVKSSASGTYRFELIPPGDYVLRVDQAGFAKLESKITVSNAQVLGADLKLQVGSETTTIDVESVATTLQTENGNVATNVSRKQIEEVPNSGNNMTYVTRITPGMGTGFGVSGSTTLYTVDGMMNNDPYNNSNNSGASNLMLGINDVEEATVTGNGYSGQFGGLVGAQVSFVTKSGGNRMHGDASWFWTGRSLVANNWFNNHNGTPRPFENANEWSAAISGPAIKDRLFFYVDTEGLRAVLPSASTGILLPSQNLQNYTLSTLAAKGLSNSVPYYKNMFSIYNAAAAAHNAVPGNPTAVNNAANPTATSTGCPSAPSLTAGEIAGLGTAAGACTVFYQGSATNFANEWLLIARADAVLGPRDRGFIRYEHDTGSQPTTTDQINPLFSAISIQPQHSGQVNETHNFGARAVNNLIVTGLWYGALFGPSNLPATLALYPAQMSFSDSSLTGLGGTNASFPTGRNITTMQLQDDVAIDAGSHTIKFGGRAYLIKENDHYFTAGTVPLQTVSTLGAFINGGSDGSNTTTFAQSFVTKPNHPIMYDQLGFYVEDDWKARRDFNMTFALRIEHQGNVKCLDNCLTLPLQPFPTLTHSAATPYNQALAFNQKEVLPGLQGVEWEPRVGFSYNPPILHDTLVVRGGAGIFFDGLPGNIVESIVKNSPVKNTFKPSGDNIASTETSNLFNDAAALNTAFSGNIVNGGTVASIKASLPTALQPFFTPPGLYGPQNNFKIYQIYKWNLEVQKSFGKGTTVSMNYLGNHGINKPYTNAGLNAYSTTIAGLPTSAPDTRFGQVNYIVSGGMSNYNGLIATFTQRFRGGSVFTAGYTYGKSMDTTTTGLSSTTTGTTDIASSVDPYNPTRYAPASSDIRNYLTLNYVYKVPFKNAFYGGWQVAGAAFIYSGLPFTVVDSAATAKINGSASSGGFYGGTLIANYNYSGEAACSRAYQANPCLTASQFPIGTNGLHTSSVSSNGPRNAFRGPDYISTDLSIMKEIPLHFEGGVFSFGAQAYNVLNHPNFSRPTTSSFTSTSFGTITSMVNPAGVFSGVSGDDSPRIVQIKTKLVF
- a CDS encoding ferric reductase-like transmembrane domain-containing protein, with protein sequence MTILDLCAYLGLGAVGAAALNMLLGMMIALRYSPLRQWPHRRMNIFALHQWTAYAAVALTLTHPVVLLFLHEPHFRVIDILWPIHSPLQPKLNLAGAAALYLLLLVLLSSLLRTRIGRPLWRNLHYLVFPAAALFFLHSILTDPLLKDGHPDLLDGGKVFVEVSSLITFAAAAVRYRLRSTGFRATPASTSN
- a CDS encoding WD40/YVTN/BNR-like repeat-containing protein, whose product is MKWRSIGPFRAGRVSAVAGIAGNAAIYYMGSPGGGVWKTVDGGVVWTPIFDQMHVASIGAIVVAPSKPDVVYVGTGDVSLVGAAVNMGNGIYKSVDAGRTWTHVGLENTEHIGAMWVDPTNPDVVVVAALGRTFSPNAERGVFKTTDGGKSWRKVLYKDDETGAIDVVFAADDSKIGYAAMWHHLVKPGQTQDLINGSKGGAIYKTTDGGETWTPIVAPGLPAEGLSRIGVATSLGGKRVYAIVAAMGGNAGFYRSDDGGANWIKSTTDPRVTGSGYFSRVFIDPKNPDVIYVAQTSLYRSEDGGHTFISYKGAPGGDDNHALWIDPTDSTRMIMASDQGATISMDTGKSWSSWYNQPTAQIYHMSTDNRFPYWVYGTQQDSGSVATLSRGDYGAITFLDWDPVAAYEFGYIVPDPSNPNMVYAGGPGRGLVLLNRANRQVQTISPNLSRDGDYRMAQNPPLAFSPQDAHVFYEGTQFLMETSDAGTNWKKISPDLTVRAGSEETNRKEKEEAASHAQQDRKLRTKEANETLAQPNRSAINTFAPSPVAKGQIWAGTTNGLVQLTKDDGASWQQVSPQGLTQFTMISIIEASHFDAATAYVAVDRHEEDDFKPHIYRTRDAGKSWEQTVAGIADGDFVRVVREDPVRKGLLYAGTENATYVSFDDGEHWSTLQLNMPTTSVRDLQVRGSDLVAATYGRSFWILDDISPLRQIDAKTAQQQTVFYRPERALRVQLDLNGDTPLPPEIPAGQNPPNGALLDFYLKTEPTEDIALAIYDSKGQLVREFSTKAETHTAEPPPNVPDYWLGHPEPLTKVAGMNRFLWDLRYAPPLALRHQYAISAMYGNTPAEPQGALVTPGLYEVRLTVGSKQYKQPLEVVIDPRIAVSKDALARQFELERKTTDMVTLTYNYYHQAIALREAITGAEKKLQNQDAESVAALKEFDQKVLRLQGAEGRGGGPPAAGRTKPTFALLNGEFGSLATTVDSADSDPTPVMDATFGDYCRDLLNVTTSWNQLVKQELPTLNDTLEKQKMSALPAGTIGAPTQCPLPTDNRAAK
- a CDS encoding BlaI/MecI/CopY family transcriptional regulator; this translates as MADSSKNPETQPQQGEPSTPGSGSKQPAWGLGRREREVLSVLRSQGNANVQQVAERLSTALAYTTVMTTLDRLFKKGLLHREKKDRAFIYSAHLTAREIEERRASDLIRRYFSDSGERPDMLLSCLVDAVHHYDTGMLDQLESKIRSARANYLGSDPEPDGGS